Proteins encoded together in one Musa acuminata AAA Group cultivar baxijiao chromosome BXJ3-6, Cavendish_Baxijiao_AAA, whole genome shotgun sequence window:
- the LOC135640601 gene encoding pentatricopeptide repeat-containing protein At2g22070-like, with product MCFSAQMSLNLLQSIPSQPSPADFYASALQTCLRTENLSVGRSIHAHVIKAGLQLGIYLANNLICLYAKFGFFEDAHHVFDEMPIKDAFSWNTVLSMYAKHRMIRMANNMFDKMPQKDSVSWTTMIVGLNLMGQFERAVCMFSDMIRIRAPPSRFILTNVLSSCAALEALDFGKEVHSFVVKLGLGGVVSIANSLINMYGKSGDVDTAKAVFNGMTLRSVSSWNSMISLFSQSGRMDLAREKFEEMTDHNIVSWSAIIAGYNQNNLNKEALELFSRMLNDQSAVPDNFTLTSALAACAYLGKLELGKQIHSHILRTAVPCHGQVRNALISMYSKSGGVEMARRVFKQTMVSDLNVIAFTSLLEGYVKLGDLQPAREIFDSMKYHDVIAWTAMIVGYVQNGLNSEAMELFRLMIDKGPKPNSYTLAAMLKACSSWTSLDQGKQIHCKAIRSEGLSVSVSNSLITMYARSGSIAGAKRVFNQICQSKETFLWTSMIIALAQHGLGEEAIGLFEKMINIGVRPDDITYVGVISACTHAGLVAKGKHYFRQMQTKHMIQPTQSHHTCMIDMLARAGLLQEAQEFINMMPMEADAIAWGALLSACKVHKDANMAKIAAEKLLAIDPDNSGAYSVLASVYSACGRWDDAAKIWKLMKDKGVKKEQGFSWINNE from the coding sequence ATGTGTTTCTCAGCCCAAATGTCTCTCAATCTGCTTCAATCGATCCCTTCCCAGCCATCGCCTGCTGACTTCTATGCTTCTGCCCTTCAGACGTGCCTACGGACGGAGAACCTCTCCGTGGGGAGATCCATCCACGCCCATGTCATCAAAGCCGGGCTCCAACTTGGTATCTACCTTGCCAACAATCTCATATGCCTTTACGCCAAGTTTGGGTTTTTCGAAGATGCCCACCATGTTTTCGATGAGATGCCCATCAAGGACGCGTTCTCGTGGAATACGGTCTTGTCTATGTATGCAAAACATCGAATGATTCGCATGGCGAATAATATGTTCGATAAAATGCCCCAAAAGGACTCGGTTTCTTGGACCACAATGATTGTTGGACTGAATCTAATGGGTCAATTTGAACGGGCGGTTTGCATGTTTTCTGACATGATTCGGATCAGGGCTCCGCCATCGCGGTTCATATTAACCAATGTGCTTTCGTCATGTGCGGCCCTTGAGGCGTTGGATTTCGGTAAGGAGGTGCATTCTTTTGTGGTTAAGCTCGGGCTTGGTGGTGTTGTTTCTATCGCCAATTCCCTTATCAACATGTATGGAAAGTCTGGTGATGTAGATACCGCAAAGGCTGTTTTCAATGGGATGACACTGAGGAGTGTATCGAGTTGGAATTCTATGATTTCCTTGTTTTCTCAGTCTGGAAGGATGGATCTTGCTCGGGAAAAATTTGAGGAAATGACTGACCATAATATTGTTTCTTGGAGTGCAATCATTGCAGGGTACAATCAGAATAACTTGAATAAGGAGGCACTGGAGTTGTTCTCGAGGATGCTTAATGATCAATCTGCAGTCCCTGATAATTTCACGTTAACCAGTGCTCTAGCTGCTTGTGCTTACCTTGGGAAACTGGAACTGGGAAAGCAGATTCATTCGCACATCTTAAGAACTGCAGTTCCATGTCATGGGCAGGTTAGGAATGCTTTGATCTCAATGTACTCCAAGTCCGGTGGGGTTGAAATGGCTCGAAGGGTCTTCAAACAAACCATGGTTTCTGATCTCAATGTAATAGCCTTTACTTCACTCCTTGAGGGTTATGTTAAGCTTGGAGACTTGCAACCAGCTAGAGAAATCTTTGACTCAATGAAGTATCATGATGTTATTGCTTGGACAGCTATGATTGTGGGGTACGTGCAAAATGGTTTAAATAGTGAAGCTATGGAACTTTTTAGGTTGATGATTGACAAAGGTCCTAAGCCGAACAGTTACACTCTGGCCGCAATGCTGAAGGCTTGTTCCAGCTGGACATCCTTGGATCAAGGCAAGCAGATTCATTGTAAAGCTATCAGATCAGAGGGGCTGTCAGTTTCTGTAAGCAATTCCCTTATTACCATGTATGCTAGATCTGGAAGCATCGCAGGAGCAAAGAGAGTGTTCAATCAGATTTGTCAGAGTAAGGAAACTTTTTTATGGACTTCAATGATCATAGCTTTGGCTCAACATGGACTAGGAGAAGAAGCTATAGGCTTGTTTGAAAAGATGATCAACATAGGTGTGAGACCTGACGATATAACATATGTTGGTGTTATTTCAGCTTGTACACATGCAGGACTGGTAGCAAAAGGGAAACATTATTTTCGACAGATGCAGACGAAACATATGATCCAACCCACACAGAGCCATCATACATGCATGATTGATATGCTTGCACGTGCTGGTTTACTTCAGGAAGCCCAAGAGTTTATAAACATGATGCCAATGGAAGCAGATGCTATAGCATGGGGGGCACTTCTGTCTGCTTGTAAAGTTCATAAAGATGCTAACATGGCGAAGATTGCAGCAGAAAAATTACTGGCTATTGATCCTGATAACAGTGGTGCTTATTCTGTGCTTGCTAGTGTATATTCTGCATGTGGAAGATGGGATGATGCTGCTAAGATTTGGAAGCTAATGAAGGATAAAGGAGTGAAAAAGGAGCAAGGATTTAGCTGGATAAACAATGAATAA
- the LOC135641455 gene encoding uncharacterized protein LOC135641455 — protein MKEDKEKHPSSLSMDASRLCNSITPQMSAASSARRRSNSSSFTCRAHQARMGRPTAANFYQVLALEPENAGADAVKRAYRSLALRHHPDVCPPSGKEEATRTFVEIQRAYEILSDPVLREEYDHQLGLVGSAKQRDPRDEERRRVYPKDVWMEQLRELKSRSMSRMGKKKLECL, from the coding sequence ATGAAGGAAGACAAAGAGAAGCACCCTTCTTCGCTTTCCATGGACGCTTCTCGTCTCTGCAACTCCATCACCCCGCAGATGAGTGCAGCGTCGTCCGCCAGGAGGCGTTCCAACAGCAGCAGCTTCACGTGCAGAGCTCATCAGGCGAGGATGGGAAGGCCTACAGCAGCCAATTTCTACCAAGTCCTCGCGCTCGAACCGGAGAACGCCGGGGCTGATGCCGTCAAGAGAGCATACCGAAGCCTGGCGCTTCGCCACCACCCTGATGTCTGCCCACCGTCGGGGAAGGAGGAGGCGACGAGGACGTTCGTTGAGATCCAGAGGGCTTACGAGATCCTCTCCGATCCAGTTCTACGTGAGGAGTATGATCATCAGTTGGGGTTGGTTGGTTCAGCTAAGCAAAGAGACCCAAGAGATGAAGAACGAAGAAGAGTGTATCCTAAAGATGTGTGGATGGAGCAGCTCAGGGAGCTCAAATCTAGGTCAATGAGTCGCATGGGAAAGAAGAAACTGGAGTGCCTGTAA